In Quercus robur chromosome 11, dhQueRobu3.1, whole genome shotgun sequence, the following proteins share a genomic window:
- the LOC126704670 gene encoding uncharacterized protein LOC126704670 translates to MTTHSKGKAKVGKSVWEDPAIALGRAHNVITDDELKGLSSIPSHKLVSHHIHKLVQVLGESLHLMTDYLNSEEKVVMANSKIDSIEAESSKLRKDLIEAMHQSIKDKEKVKELKN, encoded by the exons ATGACCACACATTCTAAAGGGAAAGCCAAGGTTGGCAAGAGTGTTTGGGAGGACCCTGCTATTGCCCTTGGACGAGCTCACAATGTCATTACTGACGACGAGCTTAAGGGTCTCTCATCTATCCCTTCCCACAAACTGGTCAGCCATCATATTCACAAACTAGTGCAG GTTCTTGGTGAGTCTCTTCATTTGATGACAGACTACTTGAATAGCGAGGAGAAGGTAGTAATGGCCAACTCAAAGATTGATTCCATTGAGGCTGAGAGCTCAAAGTTGAGGAAGGATCTAATTGAAGCTATGCACCAATCGATAAAGGACAAGGAGAAGGTAAAGGAACTGAAGAACTGA